A genomic stretch from Falco naumanni isolate bFalNau1 chromosome 4, bFalNau1.pat, whole genome shotgun sequence includes:
- the TMCC1 gene encoding transmembrane and coiled-coil domains protein 1 isoform X3, whose protein sequence is MHWERALLLRRTKIERLEVSSLAQTSSAVASSTDGSINADSVDGTPDPQRTKVAITHLQQKILKLTEQIKIEQTARDDNVAEYLKLANNADKQQSARIKQVFEKKNQKSAQTILQLQKKLEHYHRKLREIEQNGIPRQPKDVFRDMHQGLKDVGAKVTGFSEGVVDSVKGGLSSFSQATHSAAGAVVSKPREIASLIRNKFGSADNIANLKDSLEEGQEDGTGGKALGVIQNFQSSPKYGSEEDCSSATSGSVGANSTTGGPVGASSSKTNTLDMQSSGFDAVLHEIQEIRETQARLEESFEDLKVRYQRDYSLIMQTLQEERYRCERLEEQLNDLTELHQNEILNLKQELASMEEKIAYQSYERARDIQEALEACQTRISKMELQQQQQQVVQLEGLENATARNLLGKFINILLAVMAVLLVFVSTVANCVVPLMKTRNRTFSTLFIVVFIAFLWKHWDAITGYLERFFSPPR, encoded by the exons ATGCACTGGGAGCGGGCGCTGTTGCTCCGCCGCACCAAG ATCGAGCGATTGGAAGTCAGCAGCTTAGCACAGACCTCCAGTGCGGTGGCCTCGAGCACTGATGGCAGCATCAATGCAGACTCTGTTGATGGGACTCCAGATCCTCAGCGTACAAAAGTGGCTATCACACATCTACAGCAGAAGATACTGAAGTTGACCGAGCAGATCAAAATTGAACAAACAGCCCGTGATGACAATGTGGCAGAGTACCTGAAACTGGCCAACAACGCCGACAAGCAGCAGAGCGCCCGCATTAAGCAAGTGTTtgagaagaaaaaccaaaagtCAGCCCAGACCAtcttgcagctgcagaagaaactAGAACATTACCATCGAAAGCTGCGAGAGATTGAACAGAATGGGATCCCTCGGCAGCCAAAGGATGTCTTCAGGGATATGCATCAGGGTTTGAAAGATGTTGGAGCAAAAGTCACTGGCTTCAGTGAGGGAGTAGTAGACAGTGTAAAAGGTGGACTTTCCAGTTTTTCCCAGGCTACGCATTCAGCAGCGGGAGCTGTGGTTTCCAAACCCCGGGAGATTGCCTCCCTCATAAGGAACAAGTTTGGGAGTGCAGACAACATTGCTAATCTGAAAGACTCCTTGGAAGAAGGCCAGGAAGATGGCACAGGAGGCAAGGCTCTAGGTGTTATTCAGAACTTTCAGTCAAGTCCAAAATATGGCAGTGAAGAGGATTGTTCCAGTGCCACTTCAGGCTCGGTGGGAGCCAACAGCACAACAGGGGGCCCTGTGGGAGCTTCTAGCTCCAAAACAAACACTCTGGATATGCAGAGCTCAGGGTTTGATGCTGTACTGCATGAGATTCAAGAAATTCGAGAGACACAGGCAAGACTGGAAGAATCATTTGAGGACCTTAAGGTTCGCTATCAGAGGGATTACTCATTAATAATGCAGACTCTGCAGGAGGAGCGGTACAG ATGTGAAAGACTCGAAGAGCAGCTAAACGACTTGACTGAGCTCCACCAGAACGAGATTCTCAATTTAAAACAGGAGTTGGCCAGCATGGAGGAGAAAATAGCATACCAGTCTTATGAACGAGCCCGGGACATCCAG GAGGCACTGGAAGCATGCCAGACCCGCATCTCCAagatggagctgcagcagcagcagcagcaagtggtgcagctggaggggctggagaaTGCCACGGCCAGGAACCTGCTGGGGAAGTTCATCAACATCCTCCTGGCTGTCATGGCTGTCCTCCTCGTCTTCGTTTCCACTGTGGCCAACTGCGTCGTGCCCCTCATGAAGACTCGCAATAGGACGTTCAGCACTTTATTTATAGTGGTTTTCATTGCCTTTTTGTGGAAACACTGGGACGCCATCACCGGCTACTTGGAACGGTTCTTCTCTCCCCCCAGATGA